One segment of Marvinbryantia formatexigens DSM 14469 DNA contains the following:
- a CDS encoding LysR family transcriptional regulator — protein MNTAQLESFIQVAENLNFARAAEILNITQSAVSRQIHSLEEELGTKLLHRTTRTVTLTPAGLCFLEDAKNVVGRLRLATEKIQRSNTSDVQVLTIGCENDAVLDFLCQVLKPCREQMPELHPFIRVIPHRAILNLFYQNELELLFGFKDDIPLKDEIIYQELIKIPLCCALPDGHPFARRSEIDVQELYSEGIIICDSYAIPSRAVAIREQLSQHVAPECTYICESLQVLLTLIRAGYGCSVLPRLNYMTSEISYVPLKNTEPLSYGFFYKSASSGGILKKFISIINDTVIR, from the coding sequence ATGAATACTGCACAATTAGAAAGCTTTATCCAGGTGGCGGAAAATCTGAATTTTGCGCGCGCCGCCGAAATCCTCAACATCACCCAGTCCGCCGTATCACGCCAGATTCACTCTCTGGAGGAAGAGCTGGGAACGAAATTATTACACCGCACGACCAGAACCGTTACGCTCACGCCCGCCGGGCTCTGCTTTCTCGAAGACGCCAAAAACGTTGTGGGCAGACTGAGGCTTGCCACAGAAAAAATACAGCGCAGCAATACTTCCGACGTGCAGGTATTAACCATTGGCTGCGAAAACGATGCCGTTCTCGACTTTCTCTGTCAGGTTCTGAAGCCCTGCCGGGAACAGATGCCTGAGCTGCATCCGTTTATACGGGTCATTCCCCACCGCGCCATTCTGAATCTCTTTTATCAGAATGAGCTGGAGCTGCTGTTTGGTTTTAAAGACGATATTCCGCTCAAGGATGAAATCATCTACCAGGAGCTTATCAAAATCCCGCTCTGCTGTGCGCTGCCAGACGGACACCCTTTCGCCCGGAGGTCAGAAATTGATGTGCAGGAGCTCTATTCGGAAGGCATTATTATCTGTGATTCCTATGCCATTCCCTCCAGGGCAGTGGCTATCCGGGAGCAGCTCAGCCAGCATGTTGCGCCGGAATGCACCTATATCTGCGAAAGCCTGCAGGTTCTTCTCACGCTGATCAGAGCCGGATACGGATGCTCTGTGCTGCCCAGACTGAATTACATGACTTCCGAAATAAGCTACGTTCCTCTGAAAAATACAGAACCGCTCTCCTATGGCTTTTTCTACAAAAGCGCTTCTTCCGGCGGCATACTGAAAAAATTTATCTCCATTATCAACGACACCGTAATCCGCTGA
- a CDS encoding MarR family winged helix-turn-helix transcriptional regulator produces the protein MSEKQCAGAVLGLANQIRRKFNMITDKNATQTHILYFLFHDGACRKIYQKDIEEALNIKSASLSVQLKKMEKSNMIARRKVSGDDRLKEVCPAPAGIALKEQINDEINLLEDILTEGICKKDLDTFYDVVRKMSENISSNEKNYVHRGGGKQ, from the coding sequence ATGTCGGAAAAGCAATGTGCGGGCGCAGTCCTGGGACTGGCGAACCAGATTCGCAGAAAATTTAATATGATAACCGACAAAAATGCAACACAGACCCATATTCTGTATTTTCTTTTTCATGATGGCGCGTGCAGGAAAATCTATCAGAAGGATATAGAGGAGGCGCTGAACATCAAAAGCGCCAGTCTTTCCGTGCAGCTGAAAAAAATGGAGAAGAGCAATATGATTGCCCGCAGAAAGGTTTCCGGCGACGACCGGTTAAAGGAGGTCTGCCCGGCGCCGGCAGGCATCGCTTTAAAAGAGCAAATCAATGATGAAATCAATCTGCTGGAGGATATTCTGACGGAGGGAATCTGCAAAAAAGATTTGGACACATTTTATGATGTGGTACGGAAAATGTCCGAAAATATATCGTCCAATGAAAAAAACTATGTGCACAGGGGAGGCGGAAAACAGTGA
- a CDS encoding HEAT repeat domain-containing protein, which yields MGKLDKIQKYVKKGKADKLAAIAYEKDKEARLAAIEGLGELISDEKALNTLVAILEDEDADVRRAVATALGKSEGSYVETQLRYCLGHEKDETVLEAARKSLERIKEKKA from the coding sequence ATGGGAAAACTGGATAAGATTCAAAAATATGTAAAAAAGGGAAAGGCAGATAAGCTCGCTGCAATCGCTTACGAGAAAGATAAAGAAGCCCGCCTGGCGGCGATTGAAGGGCTTGGAGAGCTGATCAGCGATGAAAAAGCATTAAATACCCTGGTGGCGATACTGGAAGATGAGGACGCGGATGTCCGCAGAGCCGTTGCCACTGCCCTTGGAAAGTCAGAAGGAAGCTACGTGGAAACACAGTTGCGTTACTGTCTGGGACATGAAAAGGATGAGACGGTACTGGAGGCAGCAAGAAAATCCCTGGAAAGAATTAAAGAAAAGAAAGCATAA
- a CDS encoding cob(I)yrinic acid a,c-diamide adenosyltransferase encodes MKKGSGKMAIKTTGLVHIYCGDGKGKTTTGMGLCVRAAGYGYRVLIYQFMKNNRTSERKVLEKVENITIVDGLEEEKFSFQMTEEEKRERRLFYAQQLKTVTEKACREQFDVLFLDEVIYTIQAGLLDEALVLEFLDNKPEKLEVILTGQGPDEALLERADYVSEICMRKHPFQKGQPARDGIER; translated from the coding sequence ATGAAGAAAGGGAGCGGGAAGATGGCGATTAAGACGACAGGACTGGTTCATATTTACTGTGGGGACGGCAAGGGAAAGACAACTACCGGCATGGGGCTGTGCGTGCGCGCGGCCGGATATGGCTACCGGGTTCTGATTTATCAGTTTATGAAGAATAACCGCACCAGCGAGCGGAAGGTGCTGGAAAAGGTGGAAAATATTACGATTGTGGATGGGCTGGAGGAAGAGAAATTCAGCTTTCAGATGACAGAGGAGGAGAAGCGCGAGCGGCGGCTGTTTTACGCGCAGCAGTTGAAGACAGTGACGGAAAAGGCGTGCAGGGAGCAGTTTGACGTTCTGTTTCTGGATGAGGTGATTTATACCATCCAGGCGGGATTGCTGGATGAAGCGCTGGTGCTTGAATTCCTGGACAATAAGCCGGAAAAGCTGGAGGTCATCCTTACCGGACAGGGACCGGATGAGGCGCTGCTGGAGCGGGCGGATTACGTTTCGGAAATCTGCATGAGAAAGCATCCGTTCCAGAAAGGGCAGCCGGCGCGGGACGGCATTGAGCGCTGA
- the pepT gene encoding peptidase T: MRAYKRLLNYVKVHTTSCDESETTPSTQRQFDLGNQLVQEMKELGVSDVRIDEKCYVYGVIPATPGKEDAPAIGFIAHMDTAPDFSGENVNPQIIENYDGGDVTLGGGRVLSVKDFPHLAGLRGRTLITTDGTTLLGADDKAGVAEIMTLAQELLEGNLPHGKICIGFTPDEEVGRGADFFDVEGFGAQFAYTMDGDAENQIEYENFNACGAEVTFKGFSVHPGSSKDTMINASLVAMEFNNMLPSGDTPRDTEGYEGFFHLCSMSGDVSDAKLEYIVRDHSAEMFACRKETLRHITKLLQEKYGSGVVTLKITEQYRNMKEKIEPCMHLIENAKQAITDAGMVPVEVPIRGGTDGARLSYMGLPCPNLGTGGHAFHGPYEHITVEGMDLAVEVMKGIVKRYAEI, from the coding sequence ATGAGAGCATATAAGAGACTGTTAAACTATGTAAAGGTGCACACGACGAGCTGTGATGAGAGCGAGACGACGCCCTCGACGCAGCGTCAGTTTGATCTGGGGAACCAGCTTGTACAGGAAATGAAGGAGCTGGGGGTCAGCGATGTGCGCATCGATGAAAAATGCTATGTGTACGGCGTGATTCCGGCGACGCCGGGGAAGGAAGACGCTCCGGCAATCGGTTTTATCGCCCACATGGATACGGCGCCGGATTTTTCGGGTGAAAATGTAAACCCGCAGATAATCGAAAACTATGACGGCGGCGACGTGACGCTGGGCGGGGGAAGAGTGCTGTCAGTAAAGGATTTTCCACACCTTGCCGGTCTGCGCGGACGTACGCTGATTACGACGGATGGAACAACGCTTCTGGGCGCGGACGACAAGGCGGGCGTTGCCGAGATTATGACGCTGGCGCAGGAGCTTCTGGAGGGGAATCTTCCGCACGGAAAAATCTGCATCGGTTTTACGCCGGATGAGGAGGTCGGGCGAGGCGCCGATTTCTTTGATGTGGAGGGATTTGGCGCGCAGTTTGCCTATACAATGGACGGCGATGCGGAGAACCAGATCGAATATGAAAACTTCAACGCCTGCGGGGCAGAGGTTACTTTTAAGGGGTTTTCCGTGCATCCGGGAAGCAGCAAGGATACAATGATTAATGCTTCCCTGGTGGCGATGGAGTTTAACAATATGCTTCCGTCCGGCGATACGCCGCGCGACACCGAAGGATACGAGGGCTTTTTCCACCTCTGCAGCATGAGCGGCGACGTGTCGGACGCGAAGCTGGAATATATTGTGCGCGACCACAGCGCGGAAATGTTTGCGTGCCGGAAGGAAACGCTGCGGCACATTACAAAGCTGCTGCAGGAAAAATACGGCAGCGGTGTGGTGACGCTGAAAATTACAGAGCAGTACCGCAATATGAAAGAGAAGATCGAGCCGTGTATGCATCTTATTGAAAACGCAAAGCAGGCGATTACAGATGCCGGGATGGTGCCAGTCGAGGTTCCGATTCGCGGCGGCACAGACGGCGCAAGGCTTTCCTATATGGGGCTGCCCTGCCCGAACCTTGGAACCGGCGGTCACGCTTTTCATGGTCCGTATGAGCATATCACGGTGGAGGGCATGGACCTGGCGGTGGAAGTGATGAAGGGCATTGTGAAACGGTACGCAGAAATATGA
- the tadA gene encoding tRNA adenosine(34) deaminase TadA, producing the protein METTDSKIHEKFMREAIRQAKKAYALDEVPIGCVIVQDGKIIARGYNRRNTDKNTLSHAELIAIKKAAKKTGDWRLEGCTMYITLEPCQMCAGAMVQARLTEAVIGSMNPKAGCAGSILNILEMPEFNHQVQVTRGVLEEECSELLSRFFRELRQKKSVKKLLGKS; encoded by the coding sequence ATGGAAACAACAGACAGTAAAATTCATGAAAAATTTATGCGAGAGGCGATCCGGCAGGCAAAAAAGGCGTATGCGCTTGACGAGGTGCCGATTGGCTGCGTGATCGTGCAGGACGGAAAAATCATCGCGCGCGGCTATAACCGGCGCAATACCGATAAAAATACGCTCTCTCATGCCGAGCTGATTGCCATTAAAAAGGCGGCGAAAAAAACAGGCGACTGGCGCCTGGAGGGATGTACGATGTATATTACGCTGGAGCCCTGTCAGATGTGCGCCGGAGCGATGGTGCAGGCGCGCTTGACAGAGGCGGTCATCGGCAGCATGAATCCAAAAGCGGGCTGCGCCGGAAGCATCCTCAATATTCTGGAAATGCCGGAATTTAATCATCAGGTGCAGGTGACTCGCGGCGTGCTGGAGGAGGAGTGCAGCGAGCTGCTCAGCCGTTTTTTCCGGGAGCTGCGTCAGAAAAAAAGTGTTAAGAAATTGTTGGGAAAATCGTAA
- a CDS encoding C39 family peptidase produces the protein MRQKRKTDMKIPVALCVLMAAFVIYAEASKTQTDYAKETAAQTEVQQTELAAETEEVQTETETEDLLKDYPESLVAFMEKYPEATQFVLDYPKYKDVHNEIDISGEVKKGELPLFLQWDVRWGYERYGSDFLAVTGCGPTCLSMVQCGLSGETIWNPYEVAKMAEQEGYYVNGEGSSWDLMSAGAEKLGLQVYSVTLSEEDITDTLRSGKPVICSVRAGDFTDSGHFIVLAGVNADGSIKVNDPNSRINSEKSWDIGRILPQIKGMWAYSFGDTEEEETLYADETGEGTGEYRGY, from the coding sequence ATGAGACAGAAGAGGAAAACAGATATGAAAATACCGGTTGCGCTCTGCGTTCTGATGGCGGCTTTTGTGATTTACGCGGAGGCATCAAAAACACAGACCGATTACGCAAAGGAAACGGCTGCGCAGACAGAGGTGCAGCAGACGGAGCTGGCTGCTGAAACAGAAGAGGTGCAGACGGAGACAGAGACGGAAGATTTGCTGAAGGATTATCCGGAAAGTCTTGTCGCATTTATGGAGAAATATCCGGAAGCGACGCAGTTTGTGCTGGATTATCCGAAATATAAGGATGTACATAATGAAATCGACATCAGCGGCGAGGTAAAAAAAGGAGAACTGCCGCTGTTTCTGCAGTGGGACGTGCGCTGGGGATACGAGCGGTATGGAAGTGATTTTCTGGCGGTGACCGGCTGCGGACCGACCTGCCTTTCTATGGTGCAGTGCGGACTGAGCGGAGAAACCATCTGGAATCCCTACGAGGTGGCGAAGATGGCGGAGCAGGAGGGCTACTATGTCAACGGGGAGGGTTCCTCCTGGGACCTGATGAGCGCCGGGGCAGAAAAGCTGGGGCTGCAGGTATACAGCGTGACGCTGAGCGAGGAGGATATCACCGATACACTGCGCAGCGGGAAGCCGGTCATCTGCTCCGTCAGAGCGGGAGATTTTACGGACAGCGGTCATTTTATCGTGCTTGCGGGGGTCAACGCGGACGGAAGCATTAAGGTCAACGACCCAAACAGCAGAATAAACAGCGAAAAGAGCTGGGACATCGGGCGGATTCTGCCGCAGATTAAAGGAATGTGGGCGTACAGCTTTGGTGATACGGAAGAAGAGGAAACGCTTTATGCGGACGAGACGGGAGAGGGTACCGGAGAGTACCGTGGATATTAG
- a CDS encoding C39 family peptidase: MDIRKNRKKRGRGRRRRLLFLVLGAVLVIAAVFAVRSRKKQSTVPAWIPMEGEYPVSMLEFMEKYPQATDFVMAFPEKKDLHPKIDITEDVRQGGVPLFLQWDERWGYEIYGDDFLGVNGCGPTSLSMVQCGLSGDTKWNPYEVAKMADENGYYVSGVGSSWELMDAGARQMGLQVSEVPFSAEGIVDTLRSGRLIICSMGPGEFTYSGHFVVLTGVDDDGRIFLNDSNSRERSQQTWDADYLLSQAVAMWAYSY; the protein is encoded by the coding sequence GTGGATATTAGAAAAAACAGAAAAAAACGCGGAAGAGGGCGCCGGAGGCGGCTTTTGTTTCTGGTACTGGGTGCGGTTCTGGTGATAGCGGCGGTCTTTGCCGTGCGCTCCAGGAAAAAGCAGAGCACGGTTCCCGCCTGGATACCGATGGAAGGGGAATATCCGGTCAGTATGCTGGAATTTATGGAGAAATATCCGCAGGCAACTGACTTTGTCATGGCTTTTCCGGAAAAGAAGGATCTGCATCCCAAAATCGACATTACCGAAGATGTCCGGCAGGGCGGCGTACCGCTGTTTCTGCAGTGGGATGAGCGCTGGGGCTACGAAATCTACGGGGATGATTTTCTCGGCGTGAACGGGTGCGGACCGACGAGCCTTTCTATGGTGCAGTGCGGACTGAGCGGGGATACGAAGTGGAATCCTTACGAGGTGGCAAAAATGGCGGATGAAAACGGCTATTATGTGAGCGGCGTCGGCTCCTCCTGGGAGCTGATGGACGCCGGAGCGCGGCAGATGGGACTGCAGGTCTCTGAGGTGCCCTTCAGCGCGGAGGGGATTGTGGATACACTGAGGTCCGGCAGGCTGATTATCTGTTCAATGGGACCGGGAGAATTCACCTATTCCGGTCACTTTGTCGTCCTCACCGGGGTGGATGATGACGGACGGATTTTCCTGAACGATTCCAACAGCCGCGAGCGCAGCCAGCAGACCTGGGATGCGGATTATCTGCTGTCACAGGCGGTCGCCATGTGGGCGTACAGCTATTGA
- a CDS encoding AAA family ATPase: MEIIRHLKENIAKVMIGNERTTELVLACVLAKGHVLLQDVPGTGKTMLAKSLAKSIDADFGRIQFTPDMLPSDITGLNYFDAKSGEFVFAKGPVFCNILLADEINRATPKTQSSLLECMAERQVTVDGTTRVLEEPFLVIATQNPLETLGTFPLPEAQKDRFLMQISMEDLTPPLEQSLLERFLAGHPLEELEPVCEKKDIAELQMRCSGVYIHEDLLKYMIRLVHATRENPQVEHGVSPRGSLAFARAAQAFAMVQGRDYVVPEDIKTVAVPVLAHRLGLSAAEDSDRARAQVIRELLSRVPLPTEEWSRR; the protein is encoded by the coding sequence ATGGAAATAATCAGACATTTGAAAGAAAATATTGCAAAGGTAATGATAGGCAACGAGCGCACGACGGAGCTGGTGCTTGCCTGTGTGCTTGCAAAGGGGCATGTGCTTCTGCAGGATGTGCCGGGCACGGGAAAGACGATGCTGGCGAAGTCGCTGGCAAAGTCCATTGATGCGGATTTTGGCAGAATCCAGTTTACGCCGGATATGCTGCCGTCGGATATCACCGGGTTGAATTATTTTGACGCAAAGAGCGGAGAATTTGTGTTTGCGAAGGGACCGGTGTTCTGCAATATTCTGCTGGCGGATGAGATTAACCGGGCGACGCCGAAGACACAGAGCAGTCTTTTGGAATGCATGGCGGAGCGGCAGGTGACGGTGGACGGCACAACGCGCGTTCTGGAAGAGCCGTTTCTGGTGATCGCGACGCAGAATCCGCTGGAAACGCTGGGCACGTTTCCGCTGCCGGAGGCGCAGAAGGACCGTTTTCTCATGCAGATTTCAATGGAGGACCTGACGCCGCCTCTGGAGCAGAGCCTGCTGGAGCGTTTTCTGGCGGGGCATCCGCTGGAGGAGCTGGAGCCGGTCTGTGAGAAAAAGGATATTGCAGAGCTGCAGATGCGGTGCAGCGGAGTTTATATCCATGAGGACCTGCTGAAGTACATGATCCGTCTGGTACATGCGACGCGGGAGAATCCGCAGGTGGAGCATGGTGTCAGTCCGCGGGGCTCACTTGCGTTTGCACGGGCGGCGCAGGCGTTTGCGATGGTGCAGGGCAGAGATTATGTGGTGCCGGAGGATATCAAGACCGTGGCGGTTCCGGTTCTGGCGCATCGTCTCGGACTGTCCGCGGCGGAGGACAGCGACCGGGCGCGGGCACAGGTGATACGGGAGCTGCTTTCCAGGGTGCCGCTGCCGACGGAGGAGTGGAGCAGACGGTGA
- a CDS encoding DUF58 domain-containing protein — protein MLLIMLFLGVGIAWWLQKNIYRRLWSRKLETTVSFERKAVFEGETSALREEITNGKLLPLPALEVRLSMSRNLEFSSEAKDNSSISDLSYKRDIFSLFGRQKIVRTLPFVCRKRGFYRIQRAGVIGYDFFFNEAGYLDAEQDTQLFVYPRPVDTARIRPVCRAISGMVLSRNRLYPDPFEFSGLREYRPTDPMNTINWKASAKSGGLMVNQYDSTTSIHLTILLDIADEGIWKYGELTEESIRIAASLCARLAAQNMELDILSNGICVYPGEEERQEAFAMHLKAGSGQMPELNRALACMDTRKAACSAAELISVEAAKRRREHIYLLISKNQSGVLLHDLRALAGNDNQILWIVPLHPAMELTLERAAGIGIMRWDTQRAQN, from the coding sequence ATGCTGCTGATAATGCTGTTTTTAGGCGTGGGAATCGCCTGGTGGCTGCAAAAGAATATATACCGGCGTCTCTGGAGCCGGAAGCTGGAGACGACTGTTTCCTTTGAACGGAAAGCTGTTTTCGAGGGAGAGACCTCCGCATTGCGGGAAGAAATTACGAATGGAAAGCTGCTTCCGCTTCCGGCGTTGGAGGTGCGCCTTTCCATGAGCCGGAATCTGGAATTTTCCAGCGAAGCGAAGGATAATTCCAGCATTTCGGACCTTTCGTATAAGAGGGATATTTTTTCGCTTTTCGGGCGGCAGAAAATCGTGCGCACGCTCCCCTTTGTGTGCAGAAAACGCGGATTTTACCGCATTCAGAGGGCGGGAGTGATTGGCTATGATTTCTTTTTTAACGAAGCCGGGTATCTGGATGCAGAGCAGGATACACAGCTTTTTGTGTATCCGCGCCCGGTGGACACGGCGCGTATCCGTCCGGTCTGCCGTGCCATTTCCGGGATGGTGCTCTCCAGAAACCGTCTTTATCCGGATCCGTTTGAATTTTCCGGTCTTAGGGAATACCGCCCGACAGACCCCATGAATACCATTAACTGGAAAGCGTCGGCAAAGAGCGGCGGTCTGATGGTCAACCAGTATGATTCCACCACCAGCATTCATCTGACGATTCTCCTGGATATTGCAGACGAGGGTATCTGGAAATACGGGGAGCTGACGGAGGAGAGCATCCGCATTGCGGCATCGCTGTGCGCGCGTCTGGCGGCGCAGAATATGGAGCTGGACATCCTCAGTAACGGCATTTGCGTTTATCCGGGTGAGGAGGAGCGGCAGGAGGCGTTTGCCATGCATCTGAAGGCGGGCAGCGGTCAGATGCCGGAGCTGAATCGCGCTCTGGCGTGCATGGATACCCGGAAGGCGGCGTGCTCCGCCGCAGAGCTGATATCTGTGGAAGCGGCAAAGCGCCGGAGAGAGCATATCTATCTGCTGATTTCCAAAAACCAGAGCGGAGTGCTGCTGCACGACCTGCGCGCCCTGGCGGGAAATGACAACCAGATTCTGTGGATCGTGCCGCTGCATCCGGCGATGGAGCTGACGCTGGAACGGGCGGCGGGAATCGGGATTATGCGGTGGGATACGCAAAGGGCACAGAATTAG
- a CDS encoding sensor histidine kinase, whose protein sequence is MKKIKALSFQTQIFLSSVLLIVLPSILLSVWASNKTSSRISQEYHSASSAMLSQMDLTLDTLLSDAGKITTMPLLNNDIYKAMITDYTDQYLVYAQDSTRFRDVFKLTNRLNSALITCVFENRHGYFFEYNVNSYQQQQTIEENIRNWAPAARESSNHTYFAPLQERSNGKTLLPMIKIVYDGYNYSEIGVCYCEIDFRPIADIFDSSQLTDHTFLIYNTENELIYSSSPSFAQDESSSALLADISAFSSSLEEMNDTSDAQLQLSDGQSDYAVSGCVNATTKWRLIQLVNNDAISLAYRENLAAHFSAFLLCALLGLLLSAILSRTLTRPVSRLCASIDSLNPEDGGLIDEKACGSNQELLRLVRSFNSLCRRLMRSLQQNYETELGKQQLKIQMLQFQINHHFLYNTLNSIKSLANLHNVPEIETIALCMSDLIRYNLEKFPVAPLKEELCQVKRYMTIQNLRFPGKFTLDIQIPPEYLEIETPVFVLQPLIENCIEHGFSSMETGCYISITCQMDDRVLHLFVADNGQGIPPEKLAHLNEECRCDEKIPVESSSGHHSIGLKNVSQRLRSYFGSSCGLYLESSPGEGTIIDVTLPSPVHITSVNTEDSPPALP, encoded by the coding sequence ATGAAAAAAATAAAGGCTCTCTCCTTTCAGACCCAGATTTTTTTATCCTCGGTTCTGCTTATTGTTCTGCCTTCGATTCTTCTGAGCGTCTGGGCTTCCAATAAAACATCATCCCGGATTTCCCAGGAATACCACAGCGCTTCCTCCGCCATGCTTTCCCAGATGGACCTTACGCTGGATACGCTCCTGTCCGATGCAGGCAAAATTACCACGATGCCTTTATTAAATAACGATATTTACAAAGCCATGATTACGGACTATACGGACCAGTATCTCGTCTATGCACAGGATTCCACGCGTTTCCGCGATGTTTTTAAGCTGACCAACCGTCTGAATTCCGCACTGATAACCTGTGTATTTGAAAACCGCCACGGTTATTTTTTTGAATACAACGTAAACAGTTACCAGCAGCAGCAGACTATCGAAGAAAATATACGTAACTGGGCTCCTGCCGCCAGAGAATCCTCCAATCACACTTACTTTGCGCCGCTGCAGGAACGCTCTAACGGAAAAACGCTTCTGCCAATGATTAAAATCGTTTATGATGGCTATAATTACAGCGAAATCGGTGTCTGCTACTGCGAAATTGATTTTCGTCCGATTGCAGATATTTTCGATTCTTCCCAGCTGACAGACCATACTTTTCTCATTTACAACACGGAAAATGAACTGATTTATTCCTCCAGTCCGTCCTTCGCACAGGATGAGAGCAGCTCTGCGCTTTTGGCGGATATCTCGGCTTTCAGCAGCTCTCTGGAAGAAATGAATGATACGTCTGACGCACAATTACAGCTCAGCGACGGACAGAGCGACTATGCTGTCAGCGGCTGCGTAAATGCCACCACCAAATGGCGTCTTATCCAGCTCGTCAATAACGATGCTATTTCTCTTGCGTACCGTGAAAATCTGGCTGCCCATTTCAGTGCGTTTCTTCTCTGCGCATTGCTCGGTCTTCTGCTTTCCGCTATCCTGTCCAGAACGCTGACACGCCCGGTTTCCCGTCTCTGCGCCTCCATTGATTCGCTCAATCCGGAGGATGGCGGTCTTATTGATGAAAAAGCCTGCGGTTCTAACCAGGAGCTTTTGCGGCTTGTGCGCAGCTTTAATTCTCTGTGCAGACGTCTCATGCGCAGCCTGCAGCAGAACTATGAAACGGAGCTTGGAAAACAGCAGTTAAAAATCCAGATGCTCCAGTTTCAGATTAATCATCATTTTCTGTACAACACGCTGAATAGTATTAAGTCTCTGGCAAATCTTCATAATGTGCCGGAGATTGAAACGATTGCGCTCTGTATGTCCGACTTAATCCGCTATAATCTGGAAAAGTTTCCGGTAGCGCCGCTTAAGGAAGAGCTCTGTCAGGTCAAACGCTACATGACAATACAGAACCTTCGTTTTCCGGGTAAATTTACGCTGGATATCCAGATTCCGCCGGAATATCTTGAAATCGAAACGCCTGTGTTCGTCCTGCAGCCTTTAATCGAAAACTGTATCGAGCACGGTTTTTCCTCGATGGAAACAGGATGCTACATCAGTATTACCTGCCAGATGGATGACCGGGTTCTCCATCTTTTTGTTGCAGATAACGGGCAGGGGATCCCTCCCGAAAAGCTGGCGCACCTAAATGAAGAATGCCGGTGTGATGAAAAAATACCGGTCGAATCCTCCTCCGGGCATCATTCCATCGGACTGAAAAATGTCAGTCAGAGGCTGCGCAGTTACTTTGGTTCTTCCTGCGGTCTGTATCTGGAAAGCAGTCCCGGCGAAGGAACCATCATCGACGTAACGCTGCCGTCACCGGTACATATAACCTCTGTAAATACAGAGGATAGTCCTCCGGCTCTTCCGTAA
- a CDS encoding uroporphyrinogen decarboxylase family protein, giving the protein MTRKERVRAVMNRQPADYVPAGFWFHYKPDYSVQEMIDAHMKLYRETGADVIKIMQDYMYPVKGTITCADDWYHISVGGTDSEEFKKLEAVIRGIRQEAGEDVLLFQTMFGPFKAASIAFGDDVLMKYSKEAPEAVSAGIKIIADALEEWARGYLNAGADGIYYSAQFGEEGRFTKTEWETLVKPYDLQILQVAQQAEEKYNILHICGEPEYHFRTHVDWFADYPADLVNWSVKDNGYSLEKGRETFSCAILGGMNNKGNILNGPVEAIEEEVKEILDAFGTTGIMIGADCTIQGENIRPEYIKAAVDAAHQY; this is encoded by the coding sequence ATGACCCGGAAAGAACGAGTAAGAGCGGTAATGAACAGGCAGCCGGCAGATTATGTCCCGGCCGGCTTCTGGTTTCATTATAAGCCGGATTACAGCGTACAGGAAATGATAGATGCTCATATGAAGCTCTATCGTGAGACCGGTGCGGATGTCATCAAAATCATGCAGGACTACATGTACCCGGTTAAAGGGACAATTACATGCGCGGACGACTGGTATCATATCAGCGTCGGAGGAACGGATTCCGAAGAATTTAAAAAGCTGGAGGCTGTTATCAGAGGAATCCGTCAGGAGGCAGGCGAAGATGTTCTGCTGTTTCAGACCATGTTCGGACCTTTTAAGGCGGCGTCGATTGCATTCGGGGATGACGTATTAATGAAATACAGTAAAGAAGCCCCGGAAGCGGTGAGCGCCGGAATAAAAATCATTGCGGATGCGCTGGAAGAATGGGCGCGCGGCTATCTGAACGCCGGAGCGGACGGCATTTACTATTCTGCGCAGTTCGGAGAAGAGGGAAGATTTACAAAGACAGAATGGGAAACGCTGGTGAAACCGTATGATTTGCAGATTCTGCAGGTAGCGCAGCAGGCGGAGGAGAAATACAACATTTTACATATCTGCGGCGAGCCGGAATATCATTTCCGCACGCATGTGGACTGGTTTGCGGATTATCCGGCAGACCTTGTAAACTGGTCAGTAAAGGATAACGGATATAGTCTTGAAAAGGGACGCGAAACGTTTTCCTGCGCGATTCTTGGCGGAATGAATAACAAGGGAAATATTTTAAATGGTCCGGTAGAAGCGATTGAAGAAGAGGTAAAGGAAATTCTGGATGCGTTTGGGACAACCGGCATTATGATTGGAGCGGACTGTACCATCCAGGGGGAAAATATCAGACCAGAATATATTAAAGCGGCAGTGGATGCGGCACATCAATATTAA